DNA from Amycolatopsis sp. DSM 110486:
GGTTCCGCAGGTCGTACAGGCTCGGCGCGGTCAGGCCCAGCAGCCGCTGCTGCTCGACCGACGCCGGCTCGGTGTCGCCCTGGATCACGATCAGGCGCTGCAGGTCGGCGCGGTACTCACCGGGCACCTGCTGCCACACGGACTCGCCCTTGTGCTCCCCGAACGCGATGCGCCGGTCGGGGTCGCGTTCGGCGAGGAAGATGCCCCAGCGGTAGTCCGGCACGTTCACGTGGTCGAAGTGCGCCCAGCCCTCCCGCCCGACGCTCACGGCCGTGCGCAGGTAGACGCCGTGCGTCTGCAGGGTGGGACCCATCTCGCCCCACCAGTTCATGAACTTCGGCTGCCAGCCTTCCAGCGCCCGCTGCAACCTCCGGTCGTCGGCGAGGTTGACGTTGTTGGGGATCTTGGCGTCGTAGTCGATCCGCTCGGGCATCTCGGTCAGACCCGCTTCCTGTCGAAGATCGCTTTCTGGCCCGTACCGTAGCGGCGCAGCGCGCCTTCGGGACCAGACGCGTTAGGTCGGGTGAAGATCCAGTTCTGCCACGCGGTGAGGCGGCCGAAGATCTTCGTTTCGATCGTTTCCGGGCCGACGAACCGGTGGTTCGCCTCCATCCCGGTGAGCGCGTCGGGGCTCAGCGAGGCGCGGCCCTCCAGCGCGATCCGGATCTCGTCCTCCCAGTCGAGGTCGTCCGGCGCGTCGGTGACCAGGCCCAGCTCCACGGTCTCGGCCGGCGTCAGCGCGTGGTCGCGCTCGCGCACGAGCCACGCGAGGTGGTCGTCGTCGCCGTAGAACCGCGACTGCAGGCGGGTGAGGCCGTTGCCCATGGGGAACGGGCCGAAGTTGGCTTCCGACAAGGTGATCGACGCGCGTTCTTCACTGTCTTCGTCGTCGATGGGCGGACCGTCCAGGATGTACTGGCGGTCGGCGGCCAGCGCGAGCTCCAGCAGCACGCCGGCGAAGCAGCTGCCCGGCTCGATGAGCGCGATGAGCGTGCGGCTGGTGACGTCGAGACGCTTCAGCGTGCGCTTGTAGTAGTGCAGGATTTCGTTGCTCAGCCAGTCTTTCGCGCCGAGCACCTGCTGCTCGTGGGCCAAGACGCCGGCCGGGTCGCCTTCGGTGCGCAGGACCCAGGTGCCGAGCTCGGTTTCGTTGGCGCGCAAGCGGAGGATCGCGTCGTCGAGCTCGCGGGTGAGGCGCAGCAGCCAGCCGTCGGCACCCTCGGCGTGCAGGTCACCGGGTTCGCCCTCGGGGCCGCGGACGGTGATCGTCGCGAGCGAGGCGGGGCGGTCGAAGGTGATGTCGACAAAGCGGTACTTGATGCCGTCGTCGGTGACCTCCGGGTTCAGCGGCGTGAGCCACACGCCCTGGTCACCCGGCAGGCGCTCGGACTCGGCAGCCAGCTCTCGAGCCCTGGCCAGCACGGATTCGCGGAACCCCACGCGGGGCACGAGCTCGTCGACCAGCCGCCAGTCGACGGCGGTCTTGCCCTTCACACCGTCCGAGCGCGTGGCGAACACGTCGGCGAGGTCGCGGCGCACCCGGCGCTTGTCGACCACGCGCGTGAGGCCGCCGGTGCCGGGCAGCACGCCGAGCAGCGGCACCTCGGGCAGCGCGACCGTCGACGAGTTGTCGTCCACGAGCAGGATCTTCTCGCACGCGAGCGCGATCTCGTAGCCGCCACCCGCGCAGCTCCCGTTGACCGCGGCCAGGTACCGCTGACCGGAGAACTCGGTGGCGTCCTCGATGCCGTTGCGGGTTTCGTTGGTGAACTTGCAGAAGTTCACCTTCCACTCGTGCGCCGACGACGCGAGCATCCGGATGTTGGCCCCGGCACAGAACACCTTGTCCTTGGCACTCGTCACGATCACGGCTTTGACGCCGGGGTGCTCGAAGCGCAGGCGCTGCGTGGCGTCGTAGAACTCGATGTCCACGCCGAGGTCGTAGGAGTTCAGCTTCAGCTCGTAGCCCGGCACGAGGCCGCCTTGCTCGTCGACGTCCATCTCGAGCCAGGCGACCTCGCCGTCGACGTCGAGCTTCCAGTGCCGGTAGGTGTCCGGGTGGCGCTCGAACGTCACAGTCGTGGTGGTGGTCACTCCCTGATTGTCTACATATTGCTGACTAGCGTCAATGTTGTGTAGACGCTTGATCGGCGATACTCACCCGGTTGAGCTGCGCCGCCGCCCAGGACACGAAGAGCCACAACGCTATCGCGGCCGCCGTGTCGGTGAAGATCGTCGCGAACCAGAACGCCGGGATCTGCGGCACGCCGACCAGGAAGTGACCCGCGCTGACCAGGCCACCCAGCGAGCAGACCAGCAGAAACCCCAACGCCCGCCAGTACCGCCCGCGGACGTAGTAGCGGTAGCCGGCCAGCCCGAACCCCGTGAACAGCACCCACCCGAACGCGACGACGATCTGCGCCGCGAGCACGGGGATCCCCGGGATCTGCGGGTAGTCCTGCGCGCGGATGACGTTGTGCGCGTAGTGGAACGTGGTCGTGAGCAGCGTGAACGCGAGGATCACGCGGAGTGCGGTGAGACCTCTGTCAGGCATAACCGATCGCCCCCTGTGCGATTTGATAGATCGCTCTAGCGAGAAGGGTAACGCCGGTCCGCCGCTCACACCAGATCAATGCGGTGGTACTTCACCGGATACCCGGCCTTCGCGAACGCCGCCGCCATGGGTTTGTTCGTGACGTCCGTGGCGGCGACGATCGTCTCGGCGCCGTGCCCGACCAGCTCGTGCGTGGCCTCGACGAGCAGGTCGTAGGCGTAGTTATGGCCACGCTGCTCCGGCACGACACCGACGTACGCGACGATCGGGACCGTCGGGTTGCGAGCGGGAATGGTGAGGCCGACGAGGTCACCTTCGGGCGTGTACGCGAGGCGCCACCAGTCGCGCGGGCTCGGCAGCCGGCGCAGAAGGTCGAGGTCTTCCTGCGCCGCCGCGTCGAGGCCGTGCTCGGCGGTGGTGCGGCGGACATGCGCGTCGAGGCTGCCCTGGTGGACGCGGCGGAAGACCGCGAGGATCTTGTCGTCTTGCGGCTCTGCCCGGAACTCGAGGCGACGGGGTCGTTCCGGGAGGCCGTCGGCGACGGTCCAGGTGTAGCGGTAGCGCTCGACGAGCACCTCCATCCCCGCGGCTTCCGCGGCCTCGATGCGGGTTTCGACCTCGGGTTTGACGGCTGGGTCGTCACGCCAGCCGGGCGGGACGGTCAGGGAGTACTCGGCACGGAACGGCGCTTGGCGGAGGACTTCCACGCCGGCGTCAAAGTCGGTGAAGTCGAACCAGTCGAGGGCCAGGGGCGCTTCGTCGTTTTTGCTCGCCCACCAGGCCGCGCGTGCCACGGGTTTGCCGTTTCGGGCGGCGATCCAGGTCCACTCGGGACGGTATTCGCCGTGTTGGGCCATTTCTTCGTAGTCCCGCCCGAGCAGGGCGCTGCCCACACACTGGGTTGCAGGGAGGTTGGTGAACAGGTGTTCCTCACCCGCGACGAGCGGGCGCACGACCAGATCGGTCATGAGATTCCTTCCGGGAGTTCCGCGCTCCCGTCAGGCCCTCGGCACCCTCAGCCGGAGGTGGGAACGCGTGATCGAGTAGCCGAACATGGCGTCCACCTCCTTTCCGTTCGTGAGGGTGCTGGGCGGTACTCAACCGGGCGGGGGCTGGGGTGGTCAACCGGTTTTCACCTCGGCGAGGCGCTCGCGCAGGCGGTGGAGCGTGCGCAGCGTGATCTCGAGGTCTTCGGGTGACAACCCGGCGGCCACGGCGTCGGCCCACCGGACACGGCGGGTCTCCAGTTCACGGAGAGCCTTCCGCGCCGCAGGGGTCAGGTGGAGCAGGGGCGCGCGGGCGTCAGTGGGGTTCGGCGCTCGGGTGAGCATTCCGTTGCGCAGCAAGCGGTTCACCGTTTCCTGCACGCTCTGCCGGCGCAGGCCCCGGCGGCGGGCGAGGTCGGCGGCCGTGGTGGGGCCGTCTTCGAGGAAGCCGAGGACCTGCCACTGGGCGGCAGTGAGGCCGGCCGGGGCGGTGAGGGCGTCGCCGGTGGTGAGGAGGGTGCCGTTGGTCAGGAAGACGTCGTTGACGAGCTGGGTGAGGCGCTGCGCCCGGTCGGTCATGCGTGCTAGCGTCTCATATTGACAGGCACCTGTCGAAAGGGGAACGGCATGGAGATGCCACGAAGAGGCGACGCGCACGAGGCACTGGGCGCGCTGGTCGGGGACTGGGCGGGCGTTGAGGAGCTCGCGGCGTCGCCATGGGCGCCCGCGGCCACCGCGAAGGCCACAGCCAGTTACCGAGCCGCGCTGGACGGGTTCGCGGTGGTGCAGGAGTACGTCCAGACGCGCGAGGACGGCAGCAACTTCCTGGGCCACAACGTTTTCACCGTCGACCCGGCCACGCAGGAAACGCTCTGGTACGGCTTCGACAGCTACGGCTTCCCGCCCGGCGAGCCCGGCCGCGGTGGGTGGCGCGAAGGGACCCTCCACCTCGAGAAGCGCACCCCGCGTGGCGTCGCGTGGCATCGGCTCCAACCGGAAGGCGACACACTCATCCACGAGATCGACGTGAAGATGGGCGACGCCGCGGAGTTCAGCCCGTTCCTCCGAGCCCGCTACGCACGTACGCGGTAAGAAGGGGCATGAGTGAGTCGACCACCCAGGCCAACGGCGTAACCCTCTGCCACGAGGAGTTCGGCGCCGCGACGGCCCCGCCGCTGGTGCTGATCATGGGCCTCGCCGCGCCGATGACCTGGTGGGACGACGACTTCTGCGAGCAGCTCGCCGGCCGGGGCTTCCGCGTGGTCCGCTTCGACAACCGCGACGCCGGGCGCTCGCAGCGCATGTCCGGGCGCGCCGACGTCGTGCGCGCCTACCTGCTGCGCGCGGCGCCGTACTCGGTGGCCGACATGGCCGACGACACCGCCGGCCTGCTCGACGCCCTCGGCATCGAGCGCGCCCACGTCGTCGGCGCGTCGCTGGGCGGCATGATCGCGCAGACGCTCGCCATCCGGCACCCGGGCCGCGTCCGGTCGCTGACGTCGATCATGTCCACCACCGGCAACCGCCTGATCGGCCACCCGAGCCCGCGCGCCGCTGCGTCGATGCTGGCGCCGCAGCCGCGCAGCCGCGAGGAGTACGTCGAGCTGCTGGTCAAGACGTTCCGCCTCATCGGCTCCCCCGGCTACCCCTTCGACGAGAAACGCATCCGCGAACGCGCCGAACGCACCTTCGACCGCGGCGTCAACCCGGGCGGCGCCGCGCGCCAGCTCGCCGCGATCCTCTCGACCCGCGACCGCACGGCCGCCCTGCGCCGCCTCGCCCTCCCGTCCCTCGTCATCCACGGCGCGCGCGACCCGCTCGTCCACGTCTCCGGCGGCCGCGCCACGGCCCGCGCTCTTCGCGCCGACCTCGACGTCGTCCCGGGCATGGGCCACGACCTGCCGGAACCCGTGTGGCCCCGCGTGCTGGACGGCATCGCGCGGGTGGCGGCACAGGCCTGACTCACTGCGCCACCAACCCACCGTCCACGGCCCACGCCTGCCCCGTCACGAAGGACGCCCGGTCGGACAGCAGTCAGGCCACCGCCTTTCACTGCTGAAGACCGGCTGCAGGAGCTTGCGCAGCCGGCGGCCCCGCGAGCCTCGACGGCCGCGCGAACCTCGTCTGTCCTGTATGGACACTCGGATCGGGCACGAGGTGCGCCCGTGCGCGTTGTCGGCGGTGCCTAGAGCGTGATCACACCCAGGTGCGTGAAGTGCGTGGCCAGCCGGAAATCGGGACGGACCTCGACCGGTTCGATGAGGCCATCGGTCATCACGAGCAGGCCTTCCTCCGCGTCGACACCGGCCAGCGCCTGCGCCGGGTGGCCCACCGCGGCCCCCGTAGCCGTGTCCACGATCTGGCCGTCGACTTCCAGCAGCACGGCTTCCAGCGTGAGGTCGAGTCCGTCCGGCGAGACCCCGACGCGGCCGAGCCGGACGGCCGTGACGGCACCGTCGTCGAGCAGCGCAACGCCGCCGTACACGCGCGAGACGGCTTCGAGCGCGGTCACCCCGGGACCCACCACACCCTGAACCAGCCGGAAAACCAGCACCGGCTGCACCCGCATCCCGGCGGCCACGGGAGCCGTGAGCATCTCGTCCGTCAACAGCACGCGTCCTCCTCGGCCGCGAACACCGCGGTCACACTGCCGAGCCCGGCCATCGTCGCGACGACCGTGTCCCCCGGCCCCACCGGAAACGCGCGCGTCATCGATCCCGGCAGCACCACGTGCCCCGGCTCCAGCGTCACGCCGAGCGGGCCGACGGTGTTGGCCAGCCACACGAGCGCGTTCACCGGCGAACCCAGCACGGCGCCGCCGGCGCCGGTCGCGGCGAGCGTGCCGTTCACGTGCAGGGTGCAGCCGGTGAGCCGTAGGTCCACGTCAGCCAGGGCCGTAGGGCGGCTGCCGAGCAGGACACCGCCGGACGAGGCGTTGTCGGCGATCGTGTCGAACAGCGAAATGCGCCAGTCGCGGATGCGCGAGTCGACGATCTCCAGCGCCGGCAGCACGAAGTCGACGGCACGCACGGCGTCGGCCACCGTCACACCCGGCCCACGCAGGGGCGCGCCGAGTACGAACGCGACCTCCGGCTCGATCCGCGGCTGCAGGAACAGGCCCGCGGGGATGGGCTGGTGTTCGAGGTGGAACATCGAGGCGGTGAGGTGACCGTAGTCGGGCTGGTCCACGCCCATCTGCCGCTGCATCGCGGCCGACGCGAGCCCCACCTTGTGACCGCGCACGACGTCGCCGGCC
Protein-coding regions in this window:
- the boxC gene encoding 2,3-epoxybenzoyl-CoA dihydrolase, whose translation is MTTTTTVTFERHPDTYRHWKLDVDGEVAWLEMDVDEQGGLVPGYELKLNSYDLGVDIEFYDATQRLRFEHPGVKAVIVTSAKDKVFCAGANIRMLASSAHEWKVNFCKFTNETRNGIEDATEFSGQRYLAAVNGSCAGGGYEIALACEKILLVDDNSSTVALPEVPLLGVLPGTGGLTRVVDKRRVRRDLADVFATRSDGVKGKTAVDWRLVDELVPRVGFRESVLARARELAAESERLPGDQGVWLTPLNPEVTDDGIKYRFVDITFDRPASLATITVRGPEGEPGDLHAEGADGWLLRLTRELDDAILRLRANETELGTWVLRTEGDPAGVLAHEQQVLGAKDWLSNEILHYYKRTLKRLDVTSRTLIALIEPGSCFAGVLLELALAADRQYILDGPPIDDEDSEERASITLSEANFGPFPMGNGLTRLQSRFYGDDDHLAWLVRERDHALTPAETVELGLVTDAPDDLDWEDEIRIALEGRASLSPDALTGMEANHRFVGPETIETKIFGRLTAWQNWIFTRPNASGPEGALRRYGTGQKAIFDRKRV
- a CDS encoding GNAT family N-acetyltransferase, whose protein sequence is MTDLVVRPLVAGEEHLFTNLPATQCVGSALLGRDYEEMAQHGEYRPEWTWIAARNGKPVARAAWWASKNDEAPLALDWFDFTDFDAGVEVLRQAPFRAEYSLTVPPGWRDDPAVKPEVETRIEAAEAAGMEVLVERYRYTWTVADGLPERPRRLEFRAEPQDDKILAVFRRVHQGSLDAHVRRTTAEHGLDAAAQEDLDLLRRLPSPRDWWRLAYTPEGDLVGLTIPARNPTVPIVAYVGVVPEQRGHNYAYDLLVEATHELVGHGAETIVAATDVTNKPMAAAFAKAGYPVKYHRIDLV
- a CDS encoding MarR family winged helix-turn-helix transcriptional regulator; this translates as MTDRAQRLTQLVNDVFLTNGTLLTTGDALTAPAGLTAAQWQVLGFLEDGPTTAADLARRRGLRRQSVQETVNRLLRNGMLTRAPNPTDARAPLLHLTPAARKALRELETRRVRWADAVAAGLSPEDLEITLRTLHRLRERLAEVKTG
- a CDS encoding DUF1579 family protein — its product is MEMPRRGDAHEALGALVGDWAGVEELAASPWAPAATAKATASYRAALDGFAVVQEYVQTREDGSNFLGHNVFTVDPATQETLWYGFDSYGFPPGEPGRGGWREGTLHLEKRTPRGVAWHRLQPEGDTLIHEIDVKMGDAAEFSPFLRARYARTR
- a CDS encoding alpha/beta fold hydrolase translates to MSESTTQANGVTLCHEEFGAATAPPLVLIMGLAAPMTWWDDDFCEQLAGRGFRVVRFDNRDAGRSQRMSGRADVVRAYLLRAAPYSVADMADDTAGLLDALGIERAHVVGASLGGMIAQTLAIRHPGRVRSLTSIMSTTGNRLIGHPSPRAAASMLAPQPRSREEYVELLVKTFRLIGSPGYPFDEKRIRERAERTFDRGVNPGGAARQLAAILSTRDRTAALRRLALPSLVIHGARDPLVHVSGGRATARALRADLDVVPGMGHDLPEPVWPRVLDGIARVAAQA
- a CDS encoding 2-keto-4-pentenoate hydratase produces the protein MVRAHERREPVEPFAGGTAEDAYRIQLELVRRWVEAGDVVRGHKVGLASAAMQRQMGVDQPDYGHLTASMFHLEHQPIPAGLFLQPRIEPEVAFVLGAPLRGPGVTVADAVRAVDFVLPALEIVDSRIRDWRISLFDTIADNASSGGVLLGSRPTALADVDLRLTGCTLHVNGTLAATGAGGAVLGSPVNALVWLANTVGPLGVTLEPGHVVLPGSMTRAFPVGPGDTVVATMAGLGSVTAVFAAEEDACC